GTGGATGATCTCCTCGACGAACGTCAGCAACCTCGGCATCGGCGGACTTGCGACATACGACGCCGTCGAAGGTTTCCGCCCGCTGCGCACCGGCGAGTTTGCCGAATCGTTGACGAGCGGCGCCAACGTCAAGGTCGGCGGGACCGACAATCTCTCGCAGGATTACACACTCAACTCGCTGCAGCACACCGGCAATGCCGTCTCCAACATGATGCCCAACGCGTCCACCCCACGGACGATCACGATCAACAGCGGCGCGCTGGCGTTCAACAGCAACAACTCTGGCATCGGCGCCGCGGGCAACAACAACGGTCGGGCGGGCACGCTCGACTTTGCCGGGGTCGAGGCGGTCGTCATCAACACCTCGGCCAACACCAACAGCATCGGCGCCGCCATCACCAACGCCAGCGGCCTGACCAAGGGGGGCACCGGCACGCTCGTCCTCACGGGCGACAACGACTACAGCGGTAACACGAACGTCTCCGGCGGCACGCTTCGCGTCGGTGACGGCACCTACGCCTCGAACCTCGGCGACGGCGACGTCACCGTGCATGCCGGTGCCCTGCTCGACCTGCTGTCCGACGAGGCGATCAACGACGCCGCGACCCTGTCGCTCCTGTCCCAGGGGTTGTTCAACGGCAAGGTGAACATCGGTGAAAACCTCGTCGAGACGATCGGCTCGCTGATCCTGGCCGGCGATATCTACGGCGAAGGTTACTACGGGTCCAGCGCCGCGGCGTCGGCCAACCCATCCTTGATGGTGAACGTCAACGACACGTACTTCACCGGCACGGGTGTGCTCGAGGTCGCGGCCGTCCCCGAGCCGGGCAGCCTTGCCCTGCTGGGCATGGCGGCCCTGGCGACGCTCCGGCGTCAACGTCGGGCCTAACAGGGCCGATTCATGAAGGTGAAATAGCGGGCCTGGCCTCTCGTGCGACGCACGGATGCCAGGCCCGTTGACTTTCCCGAGCGATCGTTTCTTCGCCATAAGAGCCGCAACCGATAGACAGATTCGAGTGCTATGCCGGAATAGCCAACGTTCGGAAACTGCCGGTACTTCATGACAGGCCTGATGATGCGCCGGCGTCGATCGGCTGCTTGGATTGTCGTTCCGATGCGCCGCTCGCGGCATTCTTGTAGGCTGATAGGCTGATCGGTGGTGGGGGCGAATCGTTTCAGGTTCTTCGCACGCGTTGCGTTGTCTATTTGAAGGAGCACTGGATGAGGATCGCACTCAACGGCCAGTTGGCCGACGAGCGTCGCGTGCGCGTGGGGTTTATCGGGTGTGGGTCGCACGCGTTTCGCAATGTTTTCCCGGCGTTTCAGTTCACGCCGATCGAGCTGGTGGCGACGTGCGACCTGCAGCTGGACCGGGCGCGGGCGTACGCCAGGCAGTTCGGCGCTGCCGATGCGTACGACGATCCCGAGCGGATGCTGTCGCGCGACGATATCGACGCCGTGTTTATCGTCACCAATTACGACGAGCGGATGCGCCCGCGTTACCCGCAACTGGCCGCCCGCGCGATGGCGGCGGGCAAGCACGTGTGGATGGAGAAGCCACCCGCCGCCACGTTGGCCGATGTCGACCTGATGCGCGACGCCGCCCAGAAGCACCGCCGGCACGCGATGGTCGGCTTTAAGAAGATGTTCGCGCCGGCCAACCGGAAGGCGAAATCGCTGGCGAGCGGTGCCGACTTTGGCCAGCTGTCGATGATCACGATGCAGTACCCGCAGTACGTGCCGGAACCGGGCGACATCAAACGGTACCTCGCCGGCGAGCCGGTCGGCACGGCCCGCGATTTTCTGGACCACCTCTGCCACCCGATGAGCCTCCTGCTCATGCTGAACGGCATGCCGCGCGACCTCGTCTACCAGCGCAGCCGCTTTGGCGCGGGCGCGCTGACCTTCACGTACGCCGACGGCGTGGTCGCCAGCATGGCGTTCACGCATGGCATGGCCAACGACGGTGGCATGGAACGCACGATGCTGGTCTCCGACCGCGGCCGGCACATTACCGTCGAGAACAACACCCGCGTCACCTATCGCCGCACGCCACCCAACCTGGGCTACGGCACGTCGCCCGACTACTTCCAAGGCGACCCCGATCAGGCCAGCAACATCTGGGAGCCGGAGGTGTCGCTGGGCCAGTTGTATAACAAGGCGATGTTCCTGCTGGGGTACTACGCCGAGGTACAGGCGTTCGCCGAGTGCGTGTTGAACGACCAGGCGCCCACGTTAGGGTCACTGGAACACGCGCGGCAAGTCACACGCGTGTTCGAAGCGTTCGCCAGTCCGCCTGGGCAGGTCATCACGCTTTGATGTCGGTGGCTGGCTTTCCCGTTGCCGGCCACCGATGTCGATGCGGCGTATCATTTGGCTAGATCTCAGGCGCAGATCGTGCAAGATGTGACATAACGCGCGTGGACAGCGGACGTTTCGAACCGGTACTACATCATTTCTGCTGGTATGTGAATTAAGGCAACACAACTGCCCACGCCGACTACATGAATGCGCCACGCACCGCCGATGGAGGCGCAAGCTGCGGGGGTGTCGTGCGGGGTGTGAAGCGGGCGGGTTCAACCCGCGCATCTCATGAGAGGTTTAGCAAGGTCTGGATCGATGGGCTTGCGGCGCCGTCGCACGGTATAACGGCTTCACGTCGAACGGCGAGCCGCCGACTGCGCACGGCACAAGGCCGATCGTGATCGACCGCCTTTGCTTCACCATGGCCGTGGCGAACGCGATGCCCGGCCCTACGCCCGGATCGATGTGCCCGATCTTCCCGTGAATCGGATCACGCGCGACGACCCAACGGCCGTGGGGACCTTGGACGTCCAGCGCCAGCACGCGCGCATCGTCCACTTGCGCGTCGAGGTCTCGCGTGTCGCGGCCGGCCATGTTCGACTGACCCATCAGCAGGTAGACGTGGAACTGCGCCTTCGCTGGCGGCTGCACGACACGTGGGGCCGGTTGCGTGGCAGGTGCCGTGGTGGCCTGCGCCGGCACGGCGGATACTGTGATTCCAGCAGCAGGGTTGGCTGCCTCAAAACCTCGGCCGACGAACTGGACGATGAACAGTTAACA
Above is a genomic segment from Tepidisphaeraceae bacterium containing:
- a CDS encoding Gfo/Idh/MocA family oxidoreductase, encoding MRIALNGQLADERRVRVGFIGCGSHAFRNVFPAFQFTPIELVATCDLQLDRARAYARQFGAADAYDDPERMLSRDDIDAVFIVTNYDERMRPRYPQLAARAMAAGKHVWMEKPPAATLADVDLMRDAAQKHRRHAMVGFKKMFAPANRKAKSLASGADFGQLSMITMQYPQYVPEPGDIKRYLAGEPVGTARDFLDHLCHPMSLLLMLNGMPRDLVYQRSRFGAGALTFTYADGVVASMAFTHGMANDGGMERTMLVSDRGRHITVENNTRVTYRRTPPNLGYGTSPDYFQGDPDQASNIWEPEVSLGQLYNKAMFLLGYYAEVQAFAECVLNDQAPTLGSLEHARQVTRVFEAFASPPGQVITL
- a CDS encoding sialate O-acetylesterase translates to MPAQATTAPATQPAPRVVQPPAKAQFHVYLLMGQSNMAGRDTRDLDAQVDDARVLALDVQGPHGRWVVARDPIHGKIGHIDPGVGPGIAFATAMVKQRRSITIGLVPCAVGGSPFDVKPLYRATAPQAHRSRPC